In Candidatus Roseilinea sp., one DNA window encodes the following:
- a CDS encoding methylmalonyl-CoA mutase, with protein MMFDRQFLDELQTRLAQWEDTTLQRASARMPERMDQFITTSSEPIERLYTPLDIAGSDYFCDLGQPGEYPYTRGIHPTMYRSKLWTMRMFAGFGTAEETNARFKYLLERGQTGLSIAFDLPTLYGYDTDAPEARGEFGRCGVACCSLADMEVLLDGLPLDRITTSMTINSPAAVIWAMYIAAAEKRGIPMHQLGGTLQNDILKEYIAQKEYIFPPQPSMRLVTDTIEFGTKHMPLWNTISISGYHIREAGSTAAQELAFTLADGMEYVRWAMARGLDVDAFAPRLSFFFNAHNDFFEEIAKYRAARRIWARVMREEFGARNERSWLMRFHTQTAGVALTAQQPEVNVVRVAIQALAAVLGGTQSLHTNSLDEALALPSEAAAQIALRTQQVIAHESGVANTVDPLGGSYFVEALTNRMEQEARRIFKEIADLGGVIPAIEQGYFQRAIADSAARYQREIEERKRIIVGVNEYVDDAPIRIPLLKMDPDGERRQLERLARVRRERDNVAVEARLNALRDAARSTQNLMPFILDAVKAYATLQEIMDVLRGVFGVYEEPLVV; from the coding sequence ATGATGTTTGATCGTCAGTTTCTGGATGAGCTGCAAACACGGTTAGCACAGTGGGAGGACACGACACTTCAGCGCGCATCGGCGCGCATGCCGGAGCGGATGGATCAATTCATCACTACGTCGTCCGAGCCGATCGAGCGCCTGTATACCCCGCTCGACATCGCCGGCAGCGATTACTTCTGCGACCTCGGCCAGCCCGGCGAGTATCCCTACACCCGCGGCATCCACCCGACGATGTATCGCAGCAAGCTGTGGACGATGCGCATGTTCGCCGGCTTCGGCACAGCCGAGGAGACCAACGCTCGCTTCAAGTATCTGCTCGAGCGCGGTCAGACCGGCCTAAGCATCGCCTTCGACCTGCCTACGCTCTACGGCTACGACACAGACGCGCCCGAAGCGCGCGGCGAATTCGGGCGTTGCGGTGTGGCGTGTTGCTCGCTGGCCGACATGGAGGTGCTGCTCGATGGGCTGCCTCTCGACCGCATCACCACCTCGATGACCATCAACTCACCGGCGGCGGTGATCTGGGCGATGTACATCGCCGCGGCGGAGAAGCGTGGCATCCCGATGCACCAGCTCGGCGGCACGCTGCAAAACGACATCCTGAAGGAGTACATCGCCCAGAAGGAATACATCTTCCCACCGCAGCCTTCGATGCGCCTGGTCACCGACACCATCGAGTTCGGGACGAAGCACATGCCGCTGTGGAACACAATCTCCATCAGCGGCTATCACATCCGCGAAGCCGGCAGCACCGCCGCACAGGAGCTGGCCTTCACCTTGGCCGACGGCATGGAGTATGTGCGCTGGGCGATGGCGCGCGGTCTCGACGTGGATGCGTTCGCGCCGCGGCTGTCGTTCTTCTTCAACGCGCACAACGACTTCTTCGAGGAGATCGCCAAATATCGCGCTGCCCGGCGGATCTGGGCGCGCGTCATGCGCGAGGAGTTCGGCGCGCGCAACGAACGGTCATGGCTGATGCGCTTCCATACGCAGACGGCCGGCGTCGCGCTCACGGCGCAGCAGCCGGAAGTCAACGTGGTGCGCGTGGCGATCCAAGCCCTGGCGGCCGTGCTGGGCGGCACGCAATCATTGCATACCAACTCGCTCGATGAGGCGCTGGCGCTGCCATCCGAAGCCGCCGCGCAAATCGCGTTGCGCACACAGCAGGTGATTGCCCATGAGAGCGGGGTGGCGAATACGGTAGATCCGCTCGGTGGCTCGTATTTCGTCGAAGCGCTGACCAACCGCATGGAGCAGGAGGCGCGCCGCATCTTCAAGGAGATCGCCGATTTGGGCGGCGTGATTCCGGCCATCGAGCAGGGATATTTCCAGCGCGCGATCGCCGATTCGGCAGCGCGTTACCAGCGGGAGATCGAGGAACGTAAACGCATCATCGTCGGCGTGAACGAGTATGTGGATGATGCGCCGATCCGCATCCCGCTCTTGAAGATGGACCCGGACGGCGAACGCCGGCAGCTCGAACGGCTGGCGCGCGTCCGGCGCGAGCGCGACAACGTAGCGGTCGAAGCCCGGCTGAACGCGCTGCGCGACGCTGCTCGCTCGACCCAGAACCTGATGCCGTTCATCCTCGACGCGGTGAAGGCCTACGCCACCTTGCAGGAGATCATGGACGTGCTGCGCGGGGTGTTCGGCGTGTATGAGGAGCCGTTAGTGGTATGA
- a CDS encoding propionyl-CoA carboxylase gives MEVIESRVDVRSDEFRERAAHHRALAETLRERLAWVRQGGGAQARARHAEQGKLFARDRIERLIDPDAPFLELSPLAAWEMYDGEAPAAGIVTGIGPIAGRECMIIANDATVKGGAYYPLTVKKHLRAQQIALENRLPCVYLVDSGGAFLPMQDEVFPDADDFGRIFYNQAVMSAAGIPQIAAVMGSCTAGGAYVPAMSDEVVIVKGVGTIFLGGPPLVKAATGVEVSAEELGGADVHTRISGVADHYAEDDVHALRIVRSIVATLDPVASDAPLPTPGLSREWEVESRIEEPRYDPAELYGILPTTFRVSYDVREVIARLVDGSRFREFKSRYGTTLVCGFARIYGYLVGVVANNGILFGESALKGTHFIQLCCARGIPLLFLQNITGFMVGKAYENSGIAKDGAKMVNAVANAQVPKLTVIIGGSFGAGNYAMCGRAYAPRFLWMWPNARISVMGGEQAANVLLTIKQDQLVRRNQPPMTPEEQAAFKQPILEKYEREGSPYYSTARLWDDGILDPVETRRVLGLALAVCARAPARETRYGVFRM, from the coding sequence ATGGAGGTCATCGAATCCCGCGTGGATGTGAGGTCGGATGAATTCCGCGAGCGAGCAGCGCATCACCGCGCGCTGGCCGAGACGCTGCGCGAGCGGCTGGCGTGGGTGCGCCAGGGTGGCGGCGCACAGGCGCGCGCGCGCCATGCCGAACAAGGCAAGCTCTTCGCCCGCGACCGCATCGAGCGGCTAATTGATCCGGACGCGCCGTTCCTGGAGCTTTCGCCGTTGGCGGCGTGGGAGATGTATGACGGCGAAGCGCCGGCTGCCGGCATCGTCACCGGCATCGGCCCGATCGCCGGCCGCGAGTGCATGATCATCGCCAACGACGCCACCGTGAAGGGCGGCGCATATTATCCGCTCACGGTCAAGAAGCACCTGCGTGCTCAGCAGATTGCGTTGGAGAATCGCTTGCCGTGCGTCTACCTGGTGGATTCCGGCGGCGCGTTCCTGCCGATGCAAGACGAAGTGTTCCCCGATGCGGATGACTTCGGACGCATCTTCTATAACCAGGCCGTGATGAGCGCAGCCGGCATCCCACAAATCGCGGCGGTGATGGGCAGTTGCACCGCCGGCGGCGCATACGTGCCGGCCATGAGCGACGAAGTCGTCATCGTCAAGGGCGTGGGCACGATCTTCCTCGGCGGGCCGCCGTTGGTGAAGGCTGCCACCGGCGTCGAAGTCTCGGCGGAAGAGTTGGGCGGCGCCGACGTGCACACGCGCATCAGCGGCGTGGCCGACCACTACGCCGAAGACGACGTGCACGCGCTCCGCATCGTGCGTAGCATCGTGGCGACTTTGGATCCCGTAGCTTCCGACGCTCCACTCCCTACTCCTGGGTTGAGTAGGGAGTGGGAAGTCGAGAGCCGGATCGAAGAACCACGCTACGATCCCGCCGAACTCTACGGCATCCTCCCCACCACGTTCCGCGTGAGCTATGACGTGCGCGAGGTGATCGCTCGGCTGGTGGACGGCAGTCGGTTTCGCGAGTTCAAATCGCGCTACGGCACAACGCTCGTCTGCGGCTTCGCGCGCATCTATGGTTACCTCGTCGGCGTCGTCGCCAACAACGGCATCCTGTTCGGCGAGTCGGCATTGAAGGGGACGCACTTCATCCAGTTGTGCTGTGCACGCGGCATCCCGCTGCTCTTTTTGCAGAACATCACCGGCTTCATGGTGGGCAAGGCGTATGAGAATAGCGGCATCGCCAAAGATGGCGCGAAGATGGTCAACGCCGTGGCCAATGCCCAGGTGCCCAAGCTGACCGTCATCATCGGCGGTTCGTTCGGTGCCGGCAACTACGCGATGTGCGGACGCGCTTATGCGCCACGCTTCTTGTGGATGTGGCCGAACGCGCGCATTAGCGTGATGGGGGGCGAACAGGCGGCCAATGTGCTGCTCACGATCAAGCAGGATCAGCTCGTCCGGCGCAACCAGCCGCCGATGACGCCCGAGGAACAGGCTGCTTTCAAGCAGCCCATCCTGGAGAAGTACGAGCGCGAGGGCAGCCCCTATTACTCCACCGCGCGCCTGTGGGACGACGGCATCCTCGACCCGGTCGAGACCCGGCGCGTCCTGGGGCTGGCGCTTGCGGTGTGTGCCCGCGCGCCGGCGCGCGAGACGCGCTATGGGGTGTTCAGGATGTGA